The following are encoded in a window of Methanobrevibacter ruminantium M1 genomic DNA:
- a CDS encoding class I adenylate-forming enzyme family protein — MLNITTFLDANACRLEKEVFYYPNRELRYNSKELLTIVSGIGQSLKDKNIEKGDRVLIYLNNSPEYLFSLLAIWRIGAIAIPTNRILTSAELDYMISDSDAKLIITDDEARETIKDLKINSYIIEDCESFKDSEVLPAEETEWDDLCQLQYTSGTTGKPKGSMLTHGNWFTAIHNACDVLTYKEDDTFLCIYPMAHVGILWAIAALRAGALCITMDFFEINEYLRLCEEEKVSVLSGMPPVIHTLTNLEEEKRENLSTVREIISGGGPLHRKIWKKFMGQYNIPIINAYGLSESIVIGTGTVIRPEDYATADRYESVGHPVCFSELKIVDEDDPNKTLDKYEHGEIALRGPAIAKGYWGMEKETKESFLEDGWFLTGDIGYIDEDNRLFITDRKKDMIVMSGWKIYPTEVEETLIKYPKVDEIAIFSINDIHRGELPVAAVVWKEDEDPEGLLEYSREYLARYKVPRKIFTMDELPRVNGWKLLRRELREMFSQ, encoded by the coding sequence ATGTTAAATATAACCACATTTTTAGATGCTAATGCATGCAGACTAGAGAAGGAAGTCTTTTATTATCCAAATAGAGAGCTAAGATACAATTCAAAAGAACTTTTAACAATAGTATCAGGAATAGGACAATCATTAAAGGATAAAAATATAGAAAAAGGAGACAGAGTGCTCATCTATTTAAACAACTCTCCAGAATACTTATTCTCACTTCTTGCAATATGGAGAATAGGTGCAATTGCAATCCCTACCAACAGAATACTTACCTCTGCCGAATTAGACTATATGATTAGTGATTCCGATGCAAAGCTGATTATAACAGATGATGAAGCAAGAGAAACCATAAAAGACCTAAAAATCAACTCATACATCATAGAGGACTGTGAGAGCTTTAAAGATAGCGAGGTCTTACCTGCAGAGGAAACAGAATGGGACGACCTATGCCAACTCCAATATACCTCCGGAACAACAGGCAAGCCTAAAGGCTCAATGCTAACCCATGGAAACTGGTTTACAGCAATCCACAATGCCTGTGACGTATTGACATATAAGGAAGATGACACATTCCTATGCATCTATCCTATGGCTCATGTAGGTATTCTTTGGGCAATAGCTGCACTGAGAGCCGGAGCATTATGCATAACAATGGACTTCTTTGAGATAAACGAATACTTAAGATTATGTGAAGAGGAGAAGGTAAGCGTTCTCTCTGGAATGCCTCCTGTAATTCACACCTTGACAAACCTTGAAGAGGAAAAAAGAGAAAACCTATCCACAGTCAGAGAGATAATAAGCGGAGGAGGCCCACTTCATAGAAAGATCTGGAAAAAGTTCATGGGACAATATAATATCCCAATCATAAATGCTTATGGGCTTTCCGAATCAATAGTCATAGGAACAGGCACTGTAATAAGACCTGAGGACTATGCTACAGCAGACAGATACGAAAGCGTAGGACATCCTGTTTGCTTTTCAGAGCTAAAGATAGTGGATGAGGATGATCCAAACAAAACATTAGATAAATATGAGCATGGAGAGATAGCGCTTAGAGGACCTGCAATAGCCAAGGGCTATTGGGGAATGGAAAAGGAAACAAAGGAATCATTCCTTGAAGACGGATGGTTCCTCACAGGGGATATAGGTTATATCGATGAGGACAATCGTCTTTTCATTACAGACAGAAAGAAAGACATGATTGTAATGAGCGGATGGAAAATCTATCCTACAGAAGTTGAGGAAACCCTTATAAAATATCCTAAGGTAGATGAGATTGCCATATTCAGCATAAATGATATTCATAGGGGAGAGCTTCCAGTGGCTGCAGTTGTATGGAAAGAAGATGAAGATCCAGAGGGACTGCTTGAATATTCAAGGGAATATCTTGCAAGATATAAGGTTCCAAGAAAGATATTCACTATGGATGAGCTTCCAAGAGTAAATGGTTGGAAGCTTTTAAGAAGGGAACTTAGAGAGATGTTTTCACAATAA
- the aksF gene encoding homoisocitrate dehydrogenase — translation MIKIARIDGDGIGKEVTEAGVAVLESLDLNIDFVEAEAGRECFDKNGTTIPEETIRIARNAKATLFGAITSTPGEKSPIITLRQELDTYANLRPIKSFKGVDCLFDDLDFLIVRENTEGLYSGKERLEEDKAIAHRVITRKASERISRLAFQEAIKLNKESVTCVHKSNVLKKTDGVFKDSFYNVAKDYPQIKTIDYYVDATAMYLLTKPQEFDVIVTSNLFGDILSDASAGLVGGLGLAPSGNIGDKHGLFEPVHGSAPDIAGNNISNPIAMILSVSMMLEYLNEDYLASKVKTACENVLEKGKVLTPDLGGNAKTMDVANEVIKEIEKLD, via the coding sequence ATGATAAAAATTGCAAGAATTGATGGAGACGGCATAGGCAAGGAAGTGACAGAGGCAGGAGTGGCTGTTCTCGAATCATTAGACCTAAACATCGACTTCGTAGAAGCTGAAGCAGGTCGAGAATGTTTTGATAAGAACGGAACAACCATACCTGAGGAGACCATAAGGATTGCAAGAAATGCAAAGGCAACCCTATTTGGAGCAATCACTTCAACACCTGGAGAGAAAAGCCCGATTATCACCTTAAGGCAGGAATTGGATACATATGCCAACTTAAGACCAATAAAATCATTCAAGGGAGTGGACTGCCTCTTTGATGATTTGGACTTTCTCATTGTTAGGGAAAATACTGAAGGATTATACTCTGGAAAGGAAAGATTGGAAGAGGATAAGGCAATAGCCCATAGGGTGATTACAAGAAAGGCGAGCGAAAGAATCTCAAGGCTTGCATTTCAAGAGGCAATCAAACTGAATAAGGAATCAGTAACTTGCGTGCATAAGTCAAATGTGCTAAAGAAAACAGACGGCGTATTTAAAGACTCATTCTACAATGTGGCAAAGGACTATCCACAAATAAAAACAATCGACTATTACGTGGATGCAACTGCAATGTATCTTTTAACAAAGCCACAGGAGTTTGATGTGATTGTAACAAGCAATCTCTTTGGAGACATCCTATCTGACGCTTCAGCAGGTCTTGTAGGAGGATTGGGACTTGCCCCATCAGGAAACATTGGAGACAAGCATGGGCTCTTTGAGCCGGTGCACGGATCTGCTCCAGACATTGCAGGAAATAATATATCAAACCCTATTGCTATGATTCTGTCAGTTTCAATGATGCTTGAATACCTGAATGAGGATTATTTGGCAAGTAAAGTAAAAACAGCCTGTGAAAATGTCCTAGAAAAGGGAAAAGTCTTGACACCAGACCTAGGTGGAAATGCTAAGACAATGGATGTGGCAAATGAAGTCATAAAAGAAATAGAGAAATTAGACTAA
- a CDS encoding HEAT repeat domain-containing protein, with amino-acid sequence MEKSIDELILDLKDEDDFVREEAIGSLELKGEEAVCPLIEALGQRNKDIKIGAAQVLAAIGDKRAIPALVATLGDRNKLVRREASTALTTMGDEAIEPVIAELDNPKWRVRGAACWVLGALDAKEALPKLEELLNDESSFVQYGAKDAINRINNG; translated from the coding sequence ATGGAAAAATCTATTGATGAATTGATTTTGGATTTAAAGGATGAGGATGACTTTGTTCGTGAAGAGGCAATTGGCTCACTTGAACTTAAAGGGGAAGAGGCAGTATGCCCTCTCATTGAAGCTTTAGGCCAAAGAAATAAGGATATTAAAATAGGTGCCGCTCAGGTATTGGCAGCTATCGGGGATAAAAGAGCCATTCCAGCACTTGTGGCCACTTTGGGTGACAGAAACAAGTTGGTAAGAAGAGAAGCATCTACTGCACTTACCACCATGGGTGATGAAGCTATCGAACCTGTAATTGCAGAGCTTGACAATCCTAAATGGAGAGTAAGAGGTGCTGCATGCTGGGTCCTTGGTGCATTGGATGCTAAGGAAGCTCTTCCAAAGCTTGAAGAGCTATTGAATGATGAAAGCTCTTTTGTGCAATACGGTGCAAAGGATGCTATTAATAGAATAAATAATGGATAA
- a CDS encoding alpha/beta fold hydrolase — protein sequence MDKAKVNNIILNYNLEGEGRTIVFIHGLSDSLNYWRPLQESLKGDYQTLSFDLRAHGESGDDRKEITIDLYQKDLYYLLNYLNIEKAVLIGLSLGGNVALDFAINHPKMVDGLIIMSSFSEFSDHLNEIFDSFEEAIEQGFEEFFDVILPYTLPEDVLKKHEVELEYVKKEGAKTANIEGIKAGIKAGYSFSITDKLNTIDAPTIVIAGADDELTDLELQRKIYDNIDNSEMIILEDTKHNVLIGKNISRILDIINEFMLKIE from the coding sequence ATGGATAAGGCAAAAGTTAATAACATAATTTTAAACTATAATCTTGAAGGAGAAGGCCGAACAATAGTGTTCATCCATGGACTCTCAGACAGCCTGAACTATTGGAGGCCCCTCCAGGAGAGCCTAAAGGGAGATTACCAAACATTGTCATTTGACTTGAGGGCTCACGGAGAGTCTGGTGATGATAGGAAAGAGATAACCATCGACTTATACCAAAAGGACCTTTATTATTTATTGAATTATTTGAATATAGAAAAAGCAGTACTGATTGGCCTATCATTAGGAGGAAATGTGGCATTGGACTTTGCAATAAATCATCCGAAGATGGTTGATGGACTTATAATAATGTCAAGCTTCTCTGAGTTTTCAGACCATTTGAATGAGATATTTGACAGCTTTGAAGAAGCAATAGAGCAGGGATTTGAAGAGTTCTTTGATGTAATTCTACCTTACACGCTACCTGAAGATGTCCTAAAAAAGCATGAGGTAGAATTGGAATACGTTAAAAAGGAAGGAGCAAAGACTGCAAACATTGAAGGAATAAAAGCAGGAATCAAGGCAGGATATAGCTTTTCCATAACTGACAAACTAAATACAATAGATGCTCCGACAATTGTGATTGCAGGTGCTGATGATGAGCTGACAGATCTGGAGCTTCAAAGGAAAATATATGATAATATTGATAATTCTGAAATGATAATTCTTGAAGACACCAAGCATAATGTCCTTATTGGGAAAAATATAAGCAGAATCTTGGATATAATTAATGAATTTATGTTAAAAATAGAATAA
- the nikR gene encoding nickel-responsive transcriptional regulator NikR — translation MMRISMSLPKKLLAEFDEVLKDRGYQSRSKGIRDALSDYILRYPWMNEMEGNRVGVITVIYDHHFTGVMENLADIQHDCMEEINASMHIHMTHKYCMEVIVVNGNVTHIRELAERMMRLKGVEHVKLTSTANGESLDREPGLEHSHSHSHSHLIFFLKNFFFLFS, via the coding sequence ATGATGAGAATTAGTATGTCTTTACCAAAAAAGCTATTGGCTGAGTTTGATGAAGTTTTAAAGGATAGAGGTTATCAATCCCGTTCAAAAGGTATTCGTGACGCTTTAAGCGATTATATTTTAAGGTATCCATGGATGAATGAAATGGAAGGTAACAGGGTAGGAGTTATTACTGTTATCTATGATCATCATTTTACAGGAGTCATGGAAAACCTTGCAGACATTCAACATGACTGCATGGAAGAGATCAATGCAAGCATGCATATTCACATGACCCATAAGTACTGTATGGAAGTAATTGTCGTAAACGGTAATGTGACTCATATCAGAGAATTGGCAGAGAGAATGATGAGGCTTAAAGGGGTAGAGCATGTAAAGCTTACAAGTACTGCAAATGGTGAGTCTCTAGACCGTGAGCCAGGTCTTGAACACTCTCACTCACATTCACATTCTCATTTAATTTTTTTTTTAAAGAATTTCTTTTTTTTATTTTCTTAA